In Bacillus weihaiensis, the genomic stretch CACAAAATTGGCTGCAAAAGAACCTTCAATAATAGAAGGCCCCGATGTAGTTGGTGTTCAAGCTTTAGGAGCGTCCGATGTAGTAATACGTGTTATTGCCAAGACAGAAAATATGCAACAATGGGCAGTTGAAAGAAAACTTCGTCAAAGCATGAAAGAAGCACTTGATGCAAACGGAATTGAAATTCCATTCCCGCACCAAGTATATGTGGAAAAGAAATCACAACAATAGAAAGAACTTTATACAAAAAAGAGCACATCATCAATGTGCTCTTTTTTTCGTATTTAATGATTCATTTTACTTTCAATTTGCTGGCATACTTCGTCAGCCGATAACCCACTAGCTTGAATAACTGATCCAGCCGTTACAGCATTGCTAATTCCCATAACATTTGAGTCTTGTCCCGTGATTACACAGCAATCACAGCCTTTTGCATCATTTTCATTGTTTAATTGAACGACGTCATACCCTTTTTCTTGTAATGCAGCAGTGATGTCAGATAACGATTGTTCTACACCGATTTTTGCCATCATTAATCCACCTCCTACATGTATTGTGTACACAGATGGATCAAATATACGTTTAAAAAAACTAATTGCTAAACGTGTACAAAAATAGAATATAGAATACATTAAGCTTAAGCTTGTACCTCATTTGCTTTATAAGATAAATAAGAGGTCATTAACTGAATCGCCACATTTATCGCCGACTCATCTGGTTGTAATTTTGCATGATGTAAACCATAATCAGAATTAACACCTAACCAAAACATAAACCCTGGAATTTGCTCTACCATGTAGCCAAAGTCTTCTCCTGTCATCGCTTCCGTACATTCATTTGCAGTAAAAGAAGTATTCTCATTTACATATTTCATAAATTCAGTTGTGAGATGTTCCTGATTATATACTTGGTGATACATAGCCCCATAGTCAATCGTGGCTTTACAGTTATATCCGACCTCAACGCCATTCACTAAAGCTTCAATTCGCTCTTTCACCTTTTCCATTGATTTTACTGAAAGCGTACGTATTGTCCCTTCAAGTCTAGCATTTTCTGCAATAATATTTTGTACGGTCCCACCTGTAATTTTACCTATAGTAATAACAGCACTATCTAATGGATCAACATTACGGGAGACTACAGATTGAAGCTGTGTGACTAAAGAACATGCAGCGACCACCATATCATTTGTCATATGTGGATAAGCAGCATGTCCTCCCTTGCCTTTCAGGTCAATAAATAATTCGGACGTATTCGCAAAAAGAAGACCTGGCTTTGTTGCAATCGTTCCTACAGGTAGCTCTGGTGAAATATGGAGAGCCGTAATCATGTCAGGCTTCCACTCTTTTGCAACCTTACTATTAAGCATAGGTTCTGCTCCTCCTGGACCTTCTTCAGCAGGTTGAAATAAGAAAAGGAGTGAGTCACGTACTGGATTTTCAACGAAATGTGTTAAGATACCTAGAGCGATTGTCATATGGAAATCATGTCCACATGCATGCATATAGCCCTCATGTTCTGATTTGAAATCATAATTAGTCTCTTCTGTAATTGGCAATCCATCCATATCAGCTCGATATCCAATTATTCTTTCAGGTTTTGTCCCCTTCACTAATAAAAAGATACCTGTCTCCCATATTTTCAACTCAATTCGTTCTGAAGGGAGTTTTTGTAGGTAGTTTACTAAATAAGCTTGTGTTTTCACTTCCTTAAAGCCTATTTCCGGGATTTTATGTAAGTCTCTACGAATTTGAATGTACTTCTCTTTATTCACAATTTTTCACTCCTTTCTATAGATAAGGCGTGGATTTTCACATCCACGCCTTCTTCTACTATTATAATTGTCTTAGTTCTTGCATAATTTCTGTCTTAGATTTTGTTTTTGCATCGATATCTTTAATTTTACGTGCTGGTGCACCAGTTACTACTGTATATGGCTCAACATCTTTCGTTACGATAGCTCCTGCTCCAACAACTGCACCTTTACCAACTGTCACTCCTTCAAGAACAACAACATTTGCTCCGATGACAACATCATCTTCTATTACAACTGGTTTAGCAGAAGGTGGTTCAATAACTCCAGCTAAAACAGAGCCTGCACCAATGTGACAGTTCTTTCCTACAGTTGCTCTTCCACCTAATACAACGTTCATATCAATCATAGTTCCTTCACCAATAACGCTTCCGATGTTAATAGAAGCACCCATCATGATGACAGCATTATCACCAATTTCAACTTGATCGCGAATAATTGCCCCTGGTTCGATACGAGCTTTAATTCCTTTAAGGTCAAGTAACGGGATTGCCGAATTACGACGATCATTCTCAACTACGTAATCTTCAATAATTGATTTATTCGCTTCAAGTGCTGCAGAAATTTCAGCCCACTCCCCAAATACGACACCTGTATTTCCTGTAATAAATGTTTGAGTAGCTTCACCGAATTGAATTCCCTCTAAATTACCTTTTACATATACTTTTACTGGTGTAGATTTTGTACTGTTTTGTATAAATGAGATTATCTCATTAGCATCCATCATTTTCATATGTATTTCCTCCTAATCTAGAATCATTATAAAGTGACACTCTTTACTGTATCAAAGGATTACGTCGTTGACAAGCATTGTAAGAATATTTTCACTAAAACTATAAAAATGAAATTTCTGCTTATCGAATAATCCCTCACCCATATTCTTTCACGATATCTAAAAATGCTTGTACTTGTTTTAATTTAAAGGACGATTCAAAGCCTAATAACCAAGTATCCCTCTCAATTGACTTTCCTTTTTCATCTGTTAAAGGGATCTTAAATACATCTTTATCCTCATCATGTAACGTAACGGATGGTAAAATAGCATAACCAATTCCATTAAGTGCCATTTGCTTACATGTCTCAATTTGGTCAACCACAATTGTTCTTTTTGGTGCACTATGGAATTGGCGATGCCACCAGTCTTGTATCTCCTGATAATACGTTGAGTCGCTTTTAAATTGAATAAATGGCCTTTCTGTATGAAACACATCTTGGAGCTGGCTTATTTCTGTATCTACAAGATATAATGAATCCGTTAATAAGTGCTCTTTTAGTCCTTTCCATTCAGGATTCCCTCTTATAATTCCAATATGAACATGATCTTCATACATACTTTTTAAGATTTCACTACTCCAGCCAGTTATGAGTGAAATTTTTGCATGTGGATATTTCCTTACATATTCCTTTAACACTTTCGGTAGCCAATGCTGACCAATGATTGAAGCAACAGCTAGCTTTAGAGTTCCATGAACCTCTCCCTCCATAGCCAAAATTTCATCTCGTACCTTCTCTTCTTTTAATACGACCTCTTTAGCGTAAGTAATCACTTTTTCTCCTGCAGGAGTAAGTGTAAGACCTTTTTGTGATCGAATAAAAATTGGAAAGCCCCAGGATTTCTCTATCGTTTGGAGTCTTTGTGACAAAGCAGGCTGAGAGACAAATAAACGTTCAGCCGCTTTTCTCATATTCATTTCCTCTGCTAATACTGCGAGCATCCGAAGCTCAGACGTTTGCATCATTTAACACCTGCTTATAGATAAGTTTTTCTTATGAAGAAGGATTATAAAAAGCTTATTTTTTTATCACAGTTTCAATAGTATGATAAGGATGTTGAGGACATTTGTAAAGAGAACATACGCAATATTTGAAAGGGTGATGGTAAGCTGGATAACCAAATCATAGGTCTAGATCATATTCAGATTTGTATCCCAATGGGGAAGGAAAAAGAAGCGAGAGATTTTTACTTAGGAATACTTTGCTTTCAAGAAGTACAAAAACCAGATATCCTAAAGAAAAATGGCGGGTTCTGGTGTACCACAAATTCAGTCATGCTCCATATTGGAGTAGAACACATGATGCTTGAAACAAGTAAGCGTCACCCAGCATTTATCGTACAAGATTTGTCCTATGTTAAAAAACATTTAAAGAGGCATAATGTTCAAATTAAGGAAGAACTACCGATTCCCGCTATTAATCGATTTTCTTGCTGTGATCCTTTCCAGAATCGGATTGAGTTTCTTGAGTATGTTTACTAGAAGGGATGAAAAAATTTCTTCCTTCTCTTTTTAATGAAATAAAATGAGGGGGAAAGCAAGTCACTGCAAATAAAAGACAAACCATTACATGATGTAAACCATACGCTAAACCATCTCGCAATGAATTTTTTGCTACTTCCATATCATCCGTACGTTGAGACTGATCTAGTAAAGCCGTTGAGGCTATTGGCGTGCCCCCCTGCCCCAAACTCTTGAACAAACCAAAAAGACTAGGATTCCAATTATAGAAATTAGCTTTTGTCCATAAATCAGAACCGTCACAGTATTCTTTAACAAATACGCGAAAAATCTCCAGCTGGATAATGAGAACATACCCAATTTTGAAACGCTTCTCAGCATTGCTGTTGCAACAATCAACAATCGTCGTTTCATTAGCCGCCAAGGATCGCCCTCATCACTGTAGCTAAAACAAGTGGATGATTTGGTATATATTTGTTTCCTTTTTCATCCTGTTTTTCATTAAGTACTAGCCTTTACGTTTTTTCACCACCATATCTTACGTATATATAATTGTTCTTTTAGCGCAAAATAAAAACGATGAAACACATTCCATGTCATCGTTTTTTTTTCCTATAATTTGTGTTAGTAAATTACTTTACTTAAATTTCTTTTTCACTTGCTTTAGGATAGCTCTTCGCGTAAATATACCCTCAAATAAGGATTGATCATTTTGAACACATACAAAAGGATGATTAACAACAAGATCTAAACCTTTTTCTATAGAGTCGTGAAGAAAAAGGCGTGGAATGTCAGTATTCATAACCTCTTCCACTTTCATTTGTTCTAACTTTTCGAATTCGATTCTTTCTAGCCCAAAGATGCTATCCATAATAAGATTCATTCCAATTAAACCATGAAGCTTAAAAGTAGGATCTAATACTGGAATTGCCGTATAGCCTGTTTTTGTTAAAACTAACAGGGCATGTTCAAGATTATTTCCAAGTTGTACATGTGCTACTTTATCAGCTGGTATCATTAAATCTTTTACCTTCATATGATCAATTTTTTCGTTGTTAAGACTAAACATGATTGCTCTCCCTCTCTACAATCTTTCTTCATCTCTTATTACGTATGATATAGAGGTTTCAAAATCCCTTATCTATCATATCATAATTCCTCTATCATTTTTAAGATTCCTCTCTTACAAAGAAGTCTTCTTTTCTACTAAAAAAACTTTTTGGAGTAATTTATTGTAAGCGCTTATATTTTTCGATTGTATTAATTACATCAACGTGTAGTCTCTTCTTTGTTAAGTGGCTCTTTCACTAAAATCCAAAATAATGTGTTTACTCTCTTGAATCAATGATTTTCTCACTAATAAGGAACATTTGCATCCTTACATTTACTTCGAAACATACATAAATGGGCTTAAACTCTCCAGAGTATGAAAAACGATACCCGGCGAAGAGTATCCAATCCTAGCTTTTTGATATTGCCTCTATTTTGTGAATCTGTTCGCATAACTGAATGCTGTGTATGAATTTGGTTTAATTTTCGCTT encodes the following:
- a CDS encoding YkuS family protein; the protein is MAKIGVEQSLSDITAALQEKGYDVVQLNNENDAKGCDCCVITGQDSNVMGISNAVTAGSVIQASGLSADEVCQQIESKMNH
- a CDS encoding N-acetyldiaminopimelate deacetylase — translated: MNKEKYIQIRRDLHKIPEIGFKEVKTQAYLVNYLQKLPSERIELKIWETGIFLLVKGTKPERIIGYRADMDGLPITEETNYDFKSEHEGYMHACGHDFHMTIALGILTHFVENPVRDSLLFLFQPAEEGPGGAEPMLNSKVAKEWKPDMITALHISPELPVGTIATKPGLLFANTSELFIDLKGKGGHAAYPHMTNDMVVAACSLVTQLQSVVSRNVDPLDSAVITIGKITGGTVQNIIAENARLEGTIRTLSVKSMEKVKERIEALVNGVEVGYNCKATIDYGAMYHQVYNQEHLTTEFMKYVNENTSFTANECTEAMTGEDFGYMVEQIPGFMFWLGVNSDYGLHHAKLQPDESAINVAIQLMTSYLSYKANEVQA
- the dapD gene encoding 2,3,4,5-tetrahydropyridine-2,6-dicarboxylate N-acetyltransferase, translated to MKMMDANEIISFIQNSTKSTPVKVYVKGNLEGIQFGEATQTFITGNTGVVFGEWAEISAALEANKSIIEDYVVENDRRNSAIPLLDLKGIKARIEPGAIIRDQVEIGDNAVIMMGASINIGSVIGEGTMIDMNVVLGGRATVGKNCHIGAGSVLAGVIEPPSAKPVVIEDDVVIGANVVVLEGVTVGKGAVVGAGAIVTKDVEPYTVVTGAPARKIKDIDAKTKSKTEIMQELRQL
- a CDS encoding LysR family transcriptional regulator, whose translation is MQTSELRMLAVLAEEMNMRKAAERLFVSQPALSQRLQTIEKSWGFPIFIRSQKGLTLTPAGEKVITYAKEVVLKEEKVRDEILAMEGEVHGTLKLAVASIIGQHWLPKVLKEYVRKYPHAKISLITGWSSEILKSMYEDHVHIGIIRGNPEWKGLKEHLLTDSLYLVDTEISQLQDVFHTERPFIQFKSDSTYYQEIQDWWHRQFHSAPKRTIVVDQIETCKQMALNGIGYAILPSVTLHDEDKDVFKIPLTDEKGKSIERDTWLLGFESSFKLKQVQAFLDIVKEYG
- the cbpB gene encoding cyclic-di-AMP-binding protein CbpB — translated: MFSLNNEKIDHMKVKDLMIPADKVAHVQLGNNLEHALLVLTKTGYTAIPVLDPTFKLHGLIGMNLIMDSIFGLERIEFEKLEQMKVEEVMNTDIPRLFLHDSIEKGLDLVVNHPFVCVQNDQSLFEGIFTRRAILKQVKKKFK